In the Arachis ipaensis cultivar K30076 chromosome B10, Araip1.1, whole genome shotgun sequence genome, one interval contains:
- the LOC107624522 gene encoding uncharacterized protein LOC107624522 gives MALFSLLNRNQCSIFLVILLLHSTMYKPSCQTRGVLGYTSNCGEHVVQSQCSRNTRCSWCTSEVLDDMCFTKAEAWRLPHQVYSCRLIRAGGYGVSSTKKSAVENNAMEKDSKKFRLGTRLSVSTSWGIIMRNSRGLMFLNINKLQLSSDRQENLPNSVSVMSVVVT, from the exons ATGGCGTTGTTCTCTCTCTTGAACCGCAACCAATGttcaatttttcttgttattcttCTCTTGCACAGTACTATGTACAAACCGTCTTGCCAAACTCGAGGGGTATTAGGGTACACCAGCAACTGTGGGGAGCACGTGGTGCAGTCTCAGTGTTCTCGGAACACAAGGTGCAGTTGGTGTACCAGCGAGGTTCTTGATGACATGTGCTTCACTAAAGCTGAAGCGTGGAGGTTGCCCCACCAAGTTTACTCTTGTAGGTTGATCCG TGCTGGAGGCTATGGTGTTTCTTCAACCAAGAAGAGCGCAGTCGAAAACAATGCAATGGAGAAAGACAGCAAGAAATTTCGTTTAGGCACTCGATTATCAGTTTCAACTAGTTGGGGGATTATCATGCGGAACAGTAGAGGATTAATGTTCCTTAACATTAACAAGTTACAACTTAGCAGTGATAGACAAGAAAATCTGCCAAATTCGGTTTCAGTCATGAGTGTGGTTGTGACTTAA
- the LOC107623254 gene encoding uncharacterized protein LOC107623254 isoform X2 has translation MNSSRLYPKLYEKTLEKSKDENEPSSGNFQKRGKFFYYDTPLCEDTGVWIPVSVPPMLEDEHKEWAKGFHSNGGYFPDDDMGWNQCLGEERELTMWDVLAEMLLAARGKVNSLASGDLQTCSFSWISNNVLEQCWREMAQTLTEANFGNVKELLEAEPPKWLADSAAASCMLCGVRFHPIMCTRHHCRFCGGIFCGECSKGRSLLPSKFRVSDPQRVCDVCCVRLESVQPYLMDHVSNAAQLPTHDLTDLSTLRSWVNFPWARSMEYEIYKATNTIKAYNQIGSLKPEKSIPEFILRQAKGLAIITVVKVGMMVTYNIGTGLVLALREDGSWSPPSAISTFGVGWGAQAGGELTDFIIVLRTTEAVKTFSGNAHVSLGAGLSAAFGIVGRSAEADVRAGDGGYAACYTYSCSKGAFVGCSLESSIVSTRAQENSRFYGSQSITATDILLGSLPRPPAAAILYRALADLYSKIND, from the exons ATGAATTCATCCAGATTATATCCTAAATTATATGAGAAAACTTTGGAGAAAAGTAAAGACGAAAATGAACCTTCATCGGGTAATTTTCAGAAACGTGGAAAGTTCTTCTATTATGACACTCCACTGTGCGAAGATACTGGTGTTTGGATCCCGGTTTCCGTTCCTCCTATGTTGGAAGATGAGCACAAAGAGTGGGCCAAGGGTTTTCACTCAAATGGTGGCTACTTTCCTGATGATGACATGGGATGGAATCAATGCCTTGGAGAAGAAAGAGAATTGACTATGTGGGATGTTCTAGCAGAAATGTTACTTGCAGCTAGGGGAAAAGTGAATTCTTTAGCATCAGGAGATCTTCAGACATGTAGCTTTTCGTGGATATCCAACAATGTACTTGAACAATGTTGGAGAGAGATGGCACAAACTCTTACAGAGGCCAACTTTGGTAACGTGAAGGAATTACTTGAAGCAGAGCCCCCAAAGTGGTTGGCAGATAGTGCTGCTGCTTCTTGTATGTTGTGTGGCGTGAGGTTCCATCCCATCATGTGCACCCGACATCACTGCCGGTTTTGTGGAGGAATATTTTGTGGTGAATGTTCCAAAGGACGGAGCTTGTTGCCATCAAAGTTCCGAGTTTCTGACCCCCAAAGAGTCTGTGATGTTTGCTGTGTTCGACTCGAGTCTGTACAGCCTTATTTGATGGATCATGTAAGTAATGCTGCTCAGTTACCAACCCATGACTTGACAGACCTCAGCACTTTACGATCATGGGTTAACTTTCCTTGGGCACGGTCCATGGAGTATGAAATTTACAAAGCAACGAACACTATCAAAGCTTACAATCAG ATAGGTTCTTTGAAGCCTGAGAAATCAATCCCAGAGTTCATTCTAAGGCAAGCAAAAGGCCTTGCAATTATCACTGTGGTCAAAGTAGGAATGATGGTTACATATAATATTGGAACAGGACTTGTGCTTGCGCTTAGGGAAGATGGTTCATGGTCCCCACCATCTGCTATTTCCACATTTGGTGTGGGTTGGGGAGCTCAG GCTGGAGGAGAGTTAACCGACTTCATTATTGTTCTGAGAACAACGGAAGCTGTCAAGACATTTAGTGGTAATGCGCATGTTTCTCTTGGAGCTGGTTTGAGTGCTGCATTTGGCATTGTTGGAAGGTCAGCTGAAGCTGATGTTCGCGCTGGTGATGGTGGCTATGCGGCTTGTTATACCTACAGCTGCAGTAAAG GCGCATTTGTTGGATGTTCACTTGAAAGCAGTATTGTGAGTACCCGTGCACAAGAAAATTCGCGATTCTATGGCAGCCAGTCCATAACTGCAACAGATATATTACTTGGCTCGTTGCCTAGACCACCTGCTGCTGCTATTCTCTACCGTGCTCTTGCAGATTTGTATTCGAAAATTAATGATTAA
- the LOC107624521 gene encoding CTD small phosphatase-like protein — protein MVSKAKKTTIKSLKDLRGSRRSWRKKSPLRKAVTASTAILASIHRRISRLLTKLTPNHKIKDNNKNVPYKLLKKTKTAPAPNDLDFQVSEDPFASVRKTLSFQDVDSTKICHLPPQPSHRRRKTVFLDLDETLVHSKPSPAPEHYDFVVRPVIDGAEIEFYVLKRPGLEEFLSALAAKFEVVIFTAALREYAELVLDRLDKDNRYVSHRLYRDSCRPVDGRLVKDLSETGRELDRVVIVDDNPNSFSKQPENAIMIKPFIDNLWDTELWKLRKFFDACDCFDDTREAISHYYPIKLQHH, from the coding sequence ATGGTTTCAAAGGCAAAGAAAACAACAATTAAATCGCTAAAGGACCTCCGCGGAAGCCGCCGTAGCTGGCGGAAGAAATCGCCGTTGAGAAAAGCGGTCACCGCCTCCACAGCCATCCTCGCCTCCATCCACCGCCGCATTTCCAGGCTACTCACCAAACTCACCCCAAACCACAAGATCAAAGACAACAACAAGAACGTTCCGTACAAACTCCTCAAGAAGACCAAAACAGCACCGGCGCCCAACGATTTGGACTTCCAAGTTTCCGAGGATCCCTTCGCATCCGTTCGTAAAACCTTATCCTTCCAAGACGTCGATAGCACCAAGATTTGCCACCTTCCGCCGCAGCCGTCCCACCGGAGAAGGAAGACGGTGTTCCTCGACCTGGACGAGACTCTGGTCCACTCCAAGCCCTCGCCGGCGCCGGAGCATTACGACTTCGTCGTGAGGCCGGTGATCGACGGCGCAGAGATTGAGTTCTACGTCCTTAAGCGTCCCGGCTTGGAGGAGTTTCTGTCGGCGCTGGCGGCGAAGTTCGAGGTGGTGATTTTCACGGCGGCGCTGCGGGAGTACGCGGAGCTGGTGCTTGACAGGCTTGATAAGGACAACCGGTACGTGTCGCACAGGCTTTACCGGGACTCGTGCCGGCCGGTAGACGGGAGGTTGGTGAAGGATCTGTCGGAAACGGGTCGGGAGTTGGATCGGGTTGTGATAGTAGACGATAACCCGAACTCATTCTCGAAACAACCCGAAAATGCGATCATGATAAAGCCTTTTATTGATAATCTTTGGGACACTGAGCTTTGGAAGCTTAGAAAGTTCTTTGATGCTTGCGATTGCTTTGATGATACGAGAGAGGCTATCAGTCACTACTATCCCATCAAATTGCAGCATCATTAG
- the LOC107623254 gene encoding uncharacterized protein LOC107623254 isoform X1, which yields MEGNDLDSKNQVEDVETLSKRVSGFSVSDQISNSNSFKDDEVDGNRTNHVNKEYYDSFSPSGIEGDSMNSSRLYPKLYEKTLEKSKDENEPSSGNFQKRGKFFYYDTPLCEDTGVWIPVSVPPMLEDEHKEWAKGFHSNGGYFPDDDMGWNQCLGEERELTMWDVLAEMLLAARGKVNSLASGDLQTCSFSWISNNVLEQCWREMAQTLTEANFGNVKELLEAEPPKWLADSAAASCMLCGVRFHPIMCTRHHCRFCGGIFCGECSKGRSLLPSKFRVSDPQRVCDVCCVRLESVQPYLMDHVSNAAQLPTHDLTDLSTLRSWVNFPWARSMEYEIYKATNTIKAYNQIGSLKPEKSIPEFILRQAKGLAIITVVKVGMMVTYNIGTGLVLALREDGSWSPPSAISTFGVGWGAQAGGELTDFIIVLRTTEAVKTFSGNAHVSLGAGLSAAFGIVGRSAEADVRAGDGGYAACYTYSCSKGAFVGCSLESSIVSTRAQENSRFYGSQSITATDILLGSLPRPPAAAILYRALADLYSKIND from the exons ATGGAGGGCAACGATTTGGATTCTAAGAATCAGGTTGAGGATGTAGAAACTTTATCTAAAAGGGTGTCGGGTTTTTCAGTTAGTGACCAGATATCCAATTCCAATTCTTTTAAG GATGATGAGGTGGATGGTAATAGGACAAATCATGTTAACAAAGAGTATTACGACTCTTTTTCCCCATCTGGCATTGAAGGTGATAGCATGAATTCATCCAGATTATATCCTAAATTATATGAGAAAACTTTGGAGAAAAGTAAAGACGAAAATGAACCTTCATCGGGTAATTTTCAGAAACGTGGAAAGTTCTTCTATTATGACACTCCACTGTGCGAAGATACTGGTGTTTGGATCCCGGTTTCCGTTCCTCCTATGTTGGAAGATGAGCACAAAGAGTGGGCCAAGGGTTTTCACTCAAATGGTGGCTACTTTCCTGATGATGACATGGGATGGAATCAATGCCTTGGAGAAGAAAGAGAATTGACTATGTGGGATGTTCTAGCAGAAATGTTACTTGCAGCTAGGGGAAAAGTGAATTCTTTAGCATCAGGAGATCTTCAGACATGTAGCTTTTCGTGGATATCCAACAATGTACTTGAACAATGTTGGAGAGAGATGGCACAAACTCTTACAGAGGCCAACTTTGGTAACGTGAAGGAATTACTTGAAGCAGAGCCCCCAAAGTGGTTGGCAGATAGTGCTGCTGCTTCTTGTATGTTGTGTGGCGTGAGGTTCCATCCCATCATGTGCACCCGACATCACTGCCGGTTTTGTGGAGGAATATTTTGTGGTGAATGTTCCAAAGGACGGAGCTTGTTGCCATCAAAGTTCCGAGTTTCTGACCCCCAAAGAGTCTGTGATGTTTGCTGTGTTCGACTCGAGTCTGTACAGCCTTATTTGATGGATCATGTAAGTAATGCTGCTCAGTTACCAACCCATGACTTGACAGACCTCAGCACTTTACGATCATGGGTTAACTTTCCTTGGGCACGGTCCATGGAGTATGAAATTTACAAAGCAACGAACACTATCAAAGCTTACAATCAG ATAGGTTCTTTGAAGCCTGAGAAATCAATCCCAGAGTTCATTCTAAGGCAAGCAAAAGGCCTTGCAATTATCACTGTGGTCAAAGTAGGAATGATGGTTACATATAATATTGGAACAGGACTTGTGCTTGCGCTTAGGGAAGATGGTTCATGGTCCCCACCATCTGCTATTTCCACATTTGGTGTGGGTTGGGGAGCTCAG GCTGGAGGAGAGTTAACCGACTTCATTATTGTTCTGAGAACAACGGAAGCTGTCAAGACATTTAGTGGTAATGCGCATGTTTCTCTTGGAGCTGGTTTGAGTGCTGCATTTGGCATTGTTGGAAGGTCAGCTGAAGCTGATGTTCGCGCTGGTGATGGTGGCTATGCGGCTTGTTATACCTACAGCTGCAGTAAAG GCGCATTTGTTGGATGTTCACTTGAAAGCAGTATTGTGAGTACCCGTGCACAAGAAAATTCGCGATTCTATGGCAGCCAGTCCATAACTGCAACAGATATATTACTTGGCTCGTTGCCTAGACCACCTGCTGCTGCTATTCTCTACCGTGCTCTTGCAGATTTGTATTCGAAAATTAATGATTAA
- the LOC107623360 gene encoding pyridoxal 5'-phosphate synthase subunit PDX1.3 — MEGSGVVTVYGNGAITETKKSPFSVKVGLAQMLRGGVIMDVVNADQARVAEEAGACAVMALERVPADIRAQGGVARMSDPQLIKEIKQAVTIPVMAKARIGHFVEAQILEAIGIDYVDESEVLTLADEDNHINKHNFRIPFVCGCRNLGEALRRIREGAAMIRTKGEAGTGNIVEAVRHVRSVMGDIRVLRNMDDDEVFTFSKKIAAPYDLVMQTKQLGRLPVVHFAAGGVATPADAALMMQLGCDGVFVGSGVFKSGDPAKRARAIVQAVTHYSDPEVLAEVSCGLGEAMVGINLNDDKVERFANRSE, encoded by the coding sequence ATGGAAGGTTCTGGTGTAGTAACCGTTTACGGTAACGGCGCTATAACGGAGACCAAGAAGTCCCCCTTCTCCGTCAAGGTCGGCCTGGCCCAGATGCTACGTGGCGGCGTCATCATGGACGTCGTTAACGCCGACCAGGCCCGCGTTGCCGAGGAGGCTGGCGCCTGCGCCGTCATGGCCCTTGAGCGTGTGCCCGCTGACATCCGGGCTCAGGGCGGTGTGGCCCGCATGAGTGACCCTCAGCTAATCAAGGAGATCAAGCAGGCCGTCACCATACCCGTCATGGCCAAGGCCCGCATCGGCCACTTTGTCGAGGCCCAGATCCTTGAGGCCATAGGCATCGACTACGTCGACGAGAGTGAGGTTCTCACTCTCGCCGACGAGGACAACCACATCAACAAGCATAACTTCCGCATCCCCTTCGTCTGCGGCTGCCGCAACCTTGGCGAGGCCCTCCGCCGCATCAGGGAAGGCGCCGCCATGATAAGGACCAAGGGAGAGGCTGGAACAGGCAACATCGTCGAGGCCGTACGCCACGTGAGGTCCGTCATGGGCGACATTAGGGTTCTGAGGAACATGGATGATGATGAGGTCTTCACTTTCTCGAAGAAGATTGCTGCCCCCTACGATTTGGTGATGCAGACCAAGCAGCTTGGCAGGCTTCCCGTTGTGCACTTCGCCGCCGGAGGTGTGGCCACGCCGGCTGACGCCGCGCTCATGATGCAGCTGGGATGCGACGGGGTTTTCGTCGGCTCCGGGGTTTTCAAGAGTGGTGACCCGGCCAAGAGGGCGCGGGCTATTGTCCAGGCCGTGACGCATTACAGTGACCCGGAGGTGCTGGCGGAGGTCAGCTGCGGGCTTGGGGAGGCCATGGTGGGCATCAACTTGAACGACGACAAGGTCGAGAGGTTCGCCAACAGGTCGGAATGA